The following proteins come from a genomic window of Oricola thermophila:
- a CDS encoding GNAT family N-acetyltransferase, which yields MILDKTEFRPAIPEDRLGILALQRRAFGRDAEAELVDRLIEGPERTISMVADLDGMIVGHILLTELRGPEGALALAPLCVDPDWRDFLIGTELTNRALASARDKGWMSVFVLGDPVYYGRFGFKAELTREMDAPWSGPGFMALELVPRALDGYRGAVVYPEAFLES from the coding sequence ATGATTCTGGACAAGACCGAATTCCGGCCTGCAATACCCGAAGACAGGCTGGGCATCCTGGCCCTGCAGCGCCGTGCATTCGGACGTGATGCGGAGGCGGAACTGGTCGATCGCCTGATCGAGGGTCCTGAAAGGACGATCTCGATGGTTGCGGATCTTGACGGCATGATTGTGGGGCACATCCTGTTGACCGAATTGCGTGGCCCGGAAGGAGCCCTCGCCCTGGCACCCCTTTGTGTCGATCCCGACTGGCGCGATTTCCTGATTGGCACGGAATTGACGAACCGAGCGCTGGCCAGCGCACGCGACAAGGGCTGGATGTCGGTGTTCGTTCTCGGAGACCCGGTCTACTATGGTCGGTTCGGCTTCAAGGCGGAATTGACCCGGGAAATGGATGCGCCTTGGTCGGGACCCGGTTTCATGGCACTGGAGTTGGTGCCCCGCGCCCTGGATGGCTATCGGGGAGCCGTGGTATATCCCGAGGCCTTCCTGGAATCGTGA
- a CDS encoding aspartate/glutamate racemase family protein — protein MMLIGLLGGMSWESTAIYYRIMNETARDALGGLHSARVLLHSVDFEPIQHDQHEGKWGRCARVLVDAGRSLKAGGASFLVIATNTMHKLADEIEEGSGLPVLHIADPTGEAIRQAGHRKVGLLATRFTMEENFYRQRLENRFHLKVEIPGEDERADIHRIIYEELCLGVFREVSAARFRQIIDRMKWAGCESVILGCTEIGMIVSPERSALPVFDTTALHARAAVALALQGDLLGQKT, from the coding sequence ATGATGCTCATCGGCTTGCTCGGCGGCATGAGCTGGGAGTCGACCGCGATCTATTACCGCATAATGAACGAAACGGCTCGGGATGCGCTCGGCGGGCTGCACTCGGCACGGGTGTTGCTGCATTCCGTCGATTTCGAGCCCATCCAGCACGACCAGCACGAAGGCAAGTGGGGACGATGCGCACGGGTCCTCGTCGATGCAGGCAGGTCCCTGAAGGCTGGCGGTGCTTCATTCCTGGTGATTGCCACCAATACGATGCACAAGCTGGCTGACGAAATCGAGGAAGGCTCGGGCCTTCCGGTCCTTCATATCGCGGACCCGACGGGTGAGGCGATCCGGCAGGCCGGTCACCGGAAGGTTGGCTTGTTGGCGACCCGGTTCACGATGGAAGAAAACTTCTACCGGCAGCGGCTGGAAAACCGTTTTCACCTCAAGGTCGAGATTCCCGGGGAGGATGAACGTGCCGATATCCATCGTATCATCTACGAGGAACTGTGCCTCGGCGTGTTTCGGGAAGTATCGGCCGCGAGGTTCCGTCAAATAATCGATCGCATGAAGTGGGCGGGCTGCGAATCCGTCATTCTCGGATGCACGGAGATCGGGATGATCGTATCTCCCGAACGTAGCGCCCTGCCCGTGTTCGATACAACCGCGCTGCATGCGCGGGCAGCGGTCGCCTTGGCATTGCAGGGTGACCTTCTCGGACAGAAAACCTGA